Proteins encoded within one genomic window of Sphingomonas sp. NBWT7:
- the rpmA gene encoding 50S ribosomal protein L27, which translates to MAHKKAGGSSRNGRDSAGRRLGVKKFGGQEAIAGNILVRQRGTKFYPGRNVGIGKDHTLFALVDGRVVFHDGKLGRKFCSVDIMAEAAE; encoded by the coding sequence ATGGCACATAAGAAAGCAGGCGGCTCGTCGCGCAACGGTCGTGATTCGGCCGGCCGTCGCCTTGGCGTGAAGAAGTTCGGCGGTCAGGAAGCGATCGCGGGCAACATTCTCGTGCGTCAGCGCGGCACCAAATTCTATCCGGGCCGCAATGTCGGCATCGGCAAGGACCATACCCTGTTTGCGCTCGTCGACGGCCGCGTGGTGTTCCACGACGGCAAGCTCGGCCGCAAATTCTGTTCGGTCGACATTATGGCCGAGGCGGCTGAATAA
- a CDS encoding TetR/AcrR family transcriptional regulator: MSVTPLRRRLSPEESRAAALEAARELLIEVGPQAVTLKAVGARIGRTHANLLHHFGSAEELQKALIAHLAGHIVGTIKQAVIRSREREDPAEVVDLTFDAFGRNGAGALASWMILSGNENALDPILTAIHDLVDELAQDQTATGMPIREETLQLVLMALGDALLGGPMARTLGLPRETARLLARRMLLADRGK; the protein is encoded by the coding sequence ATGTCCGTGACGCCGCTACGCCGCCGCCTGAGCCCCGAAGAATCGCGTGCCGCCGCGCTCGAGGCGGCGCGCGAGCTGTTGATCGAGGTCGGACCGCAGGCGGTGACGCTCAAGGCGGTCGGCGCGCGGATCGGGCGGACGCACGCCAATCTTTTGCATCATTTCGGCTCGGCGGAGGAATTGCAGAAGGCGCTGATCGCGCATCTGGCCGGGCACATAGTGGGCACGATCAAGCAGGCAGTGATCCGCTCGCGCGAACGCGAGGATCCGGCCGAGGTCGTCGACCTCACCTTCGACGCGTTCGGCCGAAACGGCGCAGGCGCGCTCGCCAGCTGGATGATCCTCAGCGGCAACGAGAATGCGCTCGATCCGATCCTGACCGCGATCCACGACCTTGTCGACGAACTGGCGCAGGACCAGACGGCGACGGGGATGCCGATCCGCGAGGAAACGCTGCAACTCGTGCTAATGGCGCTCGGCGACGCGCTGCTCGGTGGGCCGATGGCGCGGACGCTCGGCCTGCCACGTGAGACCGCCCGGCTACTCGCGCGTCGCATGCTGCTCGCCGATCGCGGTAAGTAG
- the rplU gene encoding 50S ribosomal protein L21, whose protein sequence is MFAIVRTGGKQYRVAAGDKIVVEKLEGDAGASVTLSDILLAGEGSDLKPTDGLTVAAEIVAQAKGEKVIVFKKRRRHNYRRRNGHRQNHTILKIVSIGASA, encoded by the coding sequence ATGTTCGCAATCGTGCGCACAGGCGGCAAGCAGTATCGCGTTGCCGCCGGAGACAAGATCGTCGTCGAGAAGCTGGAGGGCGATGCCGGCGCATCGGTTACGCTGAGCGACATTCTGCTGGCGGGCGAGGGTTCGGACCTGAAGCCCACGGACGGTCTCACCGTCGCTGCCGAGATCGTCGCGCAGGCGAAGGGCGAGAAGGTCATCGTCTTCAAGAAGCGCCGCCGTCACAACTATCGCCGCCGCAACGGTCACCGTCAGAATCACACGATCCTGAAGATCGTGTCGATCGGCGCGTCGGCCTGA
- a CDS encoding cytochrome P450, translating to MSLHLNQQCQRATKTDAQSRPSFEGRPRRLDFDDHLSDRVGHRCGDTHLGERFQPVKHFLKLSYTKTTNTRKSTGLGHSGEAVDRLSTPCPPFRTACHRESLTGVPQLVLANPDDSLPSDKERMQMATDTGGASLVALTPMNPAYQADPHAVLAPLRAACPVARDPAAGTFIVTRYADAHRVLANRDTYRDGAKAEAGAHLARRQAAQIPQDIPRTEIVSILQLDDPDHARIRRPLQRAFYARVKTCGPRVEQVIDAALDAIDPSQPFDLMATYCVPIPVDAIAAILGVDGERLDDFRRWSEGVILGLNPFRSAEQSDELERCRNALHAYFHEVIAARRAAPRDDLISDMVTLQRDGADITGNELAVNLIALLVGGNLTTTDLIGNGARLLMLNPGERDKLLAAPSLAPALVEEVLRFEGPIDMTQRIMANDAEVGGCPVAARQVVTTVLRAANRDPAVYDEPDQFVIDAKRPPHLSFGGGSHICIGAPLARLEGQLALLKLFQRFPALRLAEPEAAPKWRTLPFFRGLEELHVNAQ from the coding sequence ATGTCCCTTCATCTAAACCAACAATGTCAAAGAGCGACAAAAACCGACGCCCAGTCACGACCCTCTTTCGAAGGGCGACCTCGGCGCCTGGATTTCGATGACCACCTCAGCGACCGTGTCGGCCACCGCTGCGGTGACACCCATTTAGGCGAGAGGTTCCAACCCGTCAAACACTTTCTGAAACTTTCTTACACAAAAACGACAAACACACGGAAATCCACAGGGTTGGGGCATTCTGGCGAGGCAGTCGACCGCCTCAGCACTCCCTGCCCTCCCTTCCGTACCGCTTGTCACAGGGAATCACTCACGGGCGTTCCGCAATTGGTGCTCGCCAATCCAGATGATAGCCTCCCGTCAGACAAGGAGAGGATGCAGATGGCCACCGATACAGGAGGCGCGTCGCTGGTCGCGCTCACCCCGATGAACCCGGCCTACCAGGCGGATCCGCACGCGGTCCTCGCGCCGTTGCGCGCGGCCTGCCCCGTGGCACGTGACCCAGCGGCGGGCACGTTCATCGTCACCCGCTATGCCGATGCGCACCGCGTGCTCGCGAATCGTGACACCTACCGTGACGGGGCGAAGGCCGAGGCAGGCGCGCATCTCGCGCGTCGGCAGGCAGCGCAGATCCCGCAGGATATCCCGCGTACCGAGATCGTTTCGATCCTGCAGCTCGACGATCCCGATCACGCGCGAATCCGTCGGCCGCTGCAACGCGCCTTCTACGCGCGCGTGAAGACGTGCGGCCCGCGCGTAGAGCAGGTGATCGACGCGGCATTGGACGCGATCGATCCGTCGCAGCCCTTCGATCTGATGGCGACCTATTGCGTGCCCATCCCGGTCGATGCGATCGCGGCGATTCTCGGCGTTGACGGTGAGCGGCTGGACGATTTCCGCCGCTGGTCCGAGGGTGTGATCCTCGGCCTCAATCCGTTTCGCTCGGCCGAGCAGAGCGACGAGCTCGAACGCTGCCGCAACGCCCTCCACGCGTATTTTCACGAAGTCATCGCCGCCCGCCGCGCCGCGCCGCGCGACGATCTGATCAGCGACATGGTCACATTGCAGCGCGACGGCGCCGACATCACCGGGAACGAACTCGCTGTGAACCTGATCGCGCTGCTCGTCGGCGGCAACCTCACCACGACCGATTTGATCGGCAATGGCGCGCGGTTACTCATGCTCAACCCGGGTGAGCGCGACAAGCTTCTTGCCGCCCCCTCACTCGCGCCCGCGCTGGTCGAGGAGGTGCTACGCTTCGAAGGGCCGATCGACATGACGCAGCGGATCATGGCGAACGACGCGGAGGTCGGCGGCTGCCCGGTCGCGGCGCGCCAAGTCGTGACGACGGTGCTGCGCGCGGCCAACCGCGATCCGGCGGTCTACGACGAACCCGATCAGTTCGTCATCGACGCCAAGCGCCCGCCGCATCTCTCGTTCGGCGGCGGCAGCCACATCTGCATCGGCGCCCCGCTCGCCCGGCTCGAAGGGCAACTCGCGCTCCTCAAGCTGTTCCAACGCTTCCCCGCCCTGCGACTTGCCGAACCAGAGGCCGCCCCGAAATGGCGCACGCTGCCGTTCTTCCGCGGGTTGGAGGAACTGCACGTCAACGCGCAGTGA
- the obgE gene encoding GTPase ObgE encodes MHFLDQAKIFVRSGAGGPGAVSFRREKFIEYGGPDGGNGGKGGDIIFEAVAGLNTLIDFRYTQHFRAERGHGGSGSNRTGAGGDDLVIKVPVGTQVLADDDERTLLLDLTEVGQRELFLRGGDGGRGNASYKTSTNRAPRQHGTGWPNEEAWVWLRLKLLADAGLVGLPNAGKSTFINAVTNAQAKVGAYAFTTTRPQLGVVRHKGNEFVVADIPGLIEGAADGAGIGDRFLGHIERCRVLLHLVDANDPDVAGSYLIVRDELAAYGGGLEDKPVVVALNKIDTLDDELVAALSAELEEASGAAVIPVSGASGVGVDWVLDRLLEAIGPDHAQVAADDEGAEPVEWSPV; translated from the coding sequence ATGCACTTTCTCGACCAAGCCAAGATCTTCGTCCGTTCGGGCGCCGGCGGCCCCGGTGCCGTCAGCTTCCGCCGCGAAAAGTTCATCGAATATGGCGGGCCGGACGGCGGCAACGGCGGCAAGGGCGGCGACATCATCTTCGAAGCCGTCGCCGGGCTCAACACGCTCATCGACTTCCGCTACACGCAGCATTTCCGCGCCGAGCGTGGCCATGGCGGATCGGGATCGAACCGCACCGGCGCGGGCGGCGACGATCTGGTGATCAAGGTGCCCGTCGGTACGCAGGTCCTCGCTGACGACGACGAGCGGACGCTGCTGCTCGATCTGACCGAGGTCGGCCAGCGCGAGCTTTTCCTGCGCGGCGGTGACGGCGGGCGTGGGAATGCCAGCTACAAGACGTCGACGAATCGCGCGCCGCGCCAGCACGGGACCGGCTGGCCCAACGAGGAAGCGTGGGTCTGGCTGCGGCTGAAGCTGCTTGCCGACGCCGGCCTCGTCGGCCTGCCGAACGCCGGCAAGTCGACCTTCATCAACGCGGTTACCAACGCGCAGGCGAAGGTCGGCGCCTATGCCTTCACCACCACGCGTCCGCAGCTCGGCGTCGTCCGCCACAAGGGCAACGAGTTCGTCGTTGCCGACATCCCGGGCCTGATCGAAGGCGCAGCTGACGGGGCGGGCATCGGCGACCGGTTCCTCGGCCATATCGAGCGCTGCCGTGTCCTGCTTCATCTCGTCGACGCGAACGATCCCGATGTCGCGGGGAGTTACCTCATCGTGCGCGACGAGCTCGCCGCATACGGCGGCGGACTCGAAGACAAGCCGGTCGTCGTCGCGCTCAACAAGATCGACACGCTCGACGACGAACTCGTCGCCGCGCTGTCGGCTGAACTCGAGGAAGCGAGCGGCGCCGCAGTGATCCCGGTATCGGGCGCGAGCGGCGTCGGCGTCGACTGGGTGCTCGATCGGCTGCTCGAGGCGATCGGCCCCGATCACGCGCAAGTCGCCGCTGACGACGAGGGCGCAGAGCCGGTGGAATGGTCGCCGGTCTGA
- a CDS encoding acyl-CoA dehydrogenase family protein has protein sequence MDFARTDEQRMLGETLDAMLTVASSDWRIVGEAGLDALGIAAADDGLGEEARDAAVVAAAFGRANVVLPWAEHWVATRLGERGDGGPRAADPAAVLARAGNQRAWAEDALTVLHCAEIVGLCRTMLRDAARFAKERRQFGVAIASFQALRHRMADMAMTLELAAAMTDVAIDALDADDGNEAVRANAVSAARVTCDDAARLVGEGAVQIHGAMGLTAELALGGYFRRARTLAQGDGTARAHLRRYAA, from the coding sequence ATGGACTTCGCACGCACCGACGAGCAGCGAATGCTCGGCGAGACGCTCGACGCGATGCTGACGGTGGCGAGCAGCGACTGGCGGATCGTTGGCGAGGCAGGGCTCGACGCGCTCGGTATCGCAGCTGCCGACGATGGCCTGGGGGAGGAGGCGCGCGACGCGGCGGTCGTCGCTGCTGCGTTTGGCCGCGCCAACGTGGTGCTCCCTTGGGCGGAGCATTGGGTCGCGACGCGGCTCGGCGAGCGCGGCGATGGCGGCCCGCGCGCGGCCGATCCCGCGGCGGTGCTTGCGCGCGCAGGCAACCAGCGCGCCTGGGCCGAGGACGCGCTGACGGTGCTGCACTGCGCGGAGATCGTCGGTCTGTGTCGCACCATGCTGCGCGACGCGGCGCGCTTCGCCAAGGAGCGGCGGCAGTTCGGCGTCGCGATCGCGAGCTTTCAGGCGCTGCGCCACCGCATGGCGGACATGGCGATGACGCTCGAACTCGCCGCCGCGATGACCGATGTCGCGATCGATGCGCTCGACGCGGATGACGGGAACGAGGCGGTGCGCGCGAACGCAGTCTCCGCCGCGCGCGTGACGTGCGACGATGCCGCGCGACTCGTCGGCGAAGGCGCGGTGCAGATCCACGGCGCGATGGGGCTTACCGCCGAACTCGCGCTCGGCGGCTACTTCCGACGTGCCCGCACGCTAGCACAGGGCGATGGCACCGCGCGGGCGCACCTGCGCCGCTACGCCGCTTGA
- a CDS encoding SDR family oxidoreductase, which produces MADKLAIITGASTGIGFELASIAAREGYDIIVVADEPLINAAARDFEQFGTKVEAVEADLSSIEGVDRVLDAAAGRRIDVVCANAAISKGGPFLDESVADWRRSVDTNITGTVYLLQRTLRDMVARNSGKILVTGSIAGYIPGSFNAIYNATKAFVDNFTEALRDEIKDVDGVTLTTLMPGPTDTEFFARADMLDTPVGKSESKADPAKVAQDGWDALIAGKGHIVSGLSNKLQVIGSGLLPQSVLAQMHRGMAEPDGGKE; this is translated from the coding sequence ATGGCCGACAAATTGGCGATCATCACCGGCGCGTCGACCGGTATCGGGTTCGAACTGGCAAGCATCGCGGCACGCGAGGGCTACGACATCATCGTCGTCGCCGACGAGCCGCTGATCAACGCCGCCGCGCGCGATTTCGAGCAGTTCGGCACCAAGGTGGAGGCGGTCGAGGCGGATCTCTCGAGCATCGAGGGCGTCGACCGCGTACTCGATGCAGCGGCGGGGCGGCGGATCGATGTGGTGTGCGCCAATGCCGCGATCAGCAAGGGCGGGCCGTTCCTCGACGAGAGCGTCGCCGACTGGCGGCGATCGGTCGACACCAACATCACCGGCACCGTTTATCTGCTGCAGCGCACACTGCGCGACATGGTGGCGCGCAATTCGGGCAAGATCCTGGTGACGGGGTCGATCGCCGGGTACATCCCGGGCAGCTTCAACGCGATCTACAATGCGACCAAGGCGTTCGTCGACAATTTCACTGAGGCGCTGCGCGACGAGATCAAGGACGTCGACGGCGTCACGCTGACGACGCTGATGCCGGGGCCAACCGACACCGAGTTCTTCGCGCGCGCCGACATGCTCGATACGCCGGTGGGCAAAAGCGAGTCGAAGGCCGATCCGGCTAAGGTCGCGCAGGACGGATGGGACGCGCTGATCGCGGGCAAGGGGCATATCGTCTCTGGCCTGTCGAACAAGCTGCAGGTGATCGGATCGGGGCTGCTGCCGCAATCGGTGCTCGCGCAGATGCACCGCGGCATGGCGGAACCCGACGGCGGCAAGGAGTGA
- a CDS encoding CsbD family protein, with the protein MGELTDKLSAAGNKVAGNVKEAVGKATDNERLEAEGEAQQAKGTGQDVKGSVKGALGDKI; encoded by the coding sequence ATGGGTGAACTCACCGACAAGCTGTCCGCCGCGGGCAACAAGGTCGCCGGCAACGTCAAGGAAGCCGTCGGCAAGGCGACGGACAATGAGCGTCTTGAAGCCGAAGGCGAGGCGCAGCAGGCGAAGGGTACCGGCCAGGACGTCAAGGGCAGCGTCAAGGGCGCGCTCGGCGACAAGATCTGA
- a CDS encoding fatty acid--CoA ligase, translated as MSNLPPTFGEALARHAVERPDQVALRFEDRVTDYATFDAHASQIANGLIAMGMRKGDRIAYLGKNSDWAVELALGVARAGMILVPVIWRLAPAEVNSILADSGAEILFVEPAFERLFPVPTVIVLDNGFAQWRDAQSAVPPAVSVDEDDVVLQLYTSGTTGAPKGVMLSHANGIRQRQAQLDAQVDWLLANPGDATIIAMPYGHIGGVGVALGAVNSGQELIIHAEYDAGAVMDAIAAHRVRRLFLVPAAIGLMLQHPKAATADFSSIETLSYGASPIPLPLLQQAVARIGCGFVQVYGMTETWGSIVALPPEDHLPGREHKMTAAGKALPGVELRILDEDGNDVPPGTIGEVAIRSPNNTRGYWNKPEETAKALIGDGWLRTGDAGILDEEGYLFIQDRIKDMIITGAENVYPAEVESAIYGHPAVADVAVIGVPDPKWGEAVKAMVVLHPGAEADAVAIIGHARERIAGFKCPKSVDFIDALPRNPSGKILRRTLREPFWAGLDRKVN; from the coding sequence ATGAGCAACCTGCCGCCGACGTTCGGCGAAGCGCTGGCGCGGCACGCGGTCGAGCGGCCCGATCAGGTCGCGCTGCGCTTCGAGGATCGCGTCACCGACTATGCGACGTTTGACGCGCATGCGAGCCAGATCGCCAACGGCTTGATCGCGATGGGGATGCGCAAGGGCGATCGCATCGCCTACCTTGGCAAGAACAGCGATTGGGCGGTCGAGCTTGCGCTCGGCGTAGCGCGGGCGGGGATGATCCTGGTCCCGGTGATCTGGCGGCTCGCGCCGGCGGAAGTCAACAGCATCCTCGCCGATTCGGGCGCCGAGATCCTGTTCGTCGAGCCGGCGTTCGAGCGGCTGTTCCCCGTGCCGACCGTGATCGTCCTCGACAATGGCTTCGCGCAGTGGCGCGACGCGCAGAGCGCCGTACCGCCCGCCGTCTCGGTCGACGAGGACGACGTCGTCCTCCAGCTCTACACCTCGGGCACCACCGGCGCGCCCAAGGGCGTGATGCTCAGTCATGCCAACGGTATCCGCCAGCGCCAGGCGCAGCTCGACGCGCAGGTCGACTGGCTGCTCGCCAATCCGGGCGACGCGACAATCATCGCGATGCCCTATGGCCATATCGGGGGGGTCGGCGTTGCGCTTGGCGCAGTCAACAGCGGCCAGGAACTCATCATCCACGCCGAATATGATGCGGGCGCGGTGATGGACGCGATTGCCGCGCATCGTGTGCGCCGGCTGTTCCTGGTGCCCGCCGCGATCGGGCTGATGCTGCAGCATCCCAAGGCCGCGACCGCCGATTTCTCGTCGATTGAGACGCTGTCCTACGGCGCCAGTCCGATCCCGCTGCCGCTGCTCCAGCAGGCGGTGGCGCGGATCGGCTGCGGCTTCGTCCAGGTCTACGGCATGACCGAGACGTGGGGCTCGATCGTCGCGCTGCCGCCCGAGGATCACCTGCCCGGCCGCGAGCACAAGATGACGGCGGCGGGCAAGGCGCTGCCCGGCGTCGAGCTGCGCATCCTCGACGAGGACGGCAACGACGTGCCGCCGGGGACGATCGGCGAAGTCGCGATTCGCAGCCCCAACAACACGCGCGGCTATTGGAACAAGCCTGAGGAGACCGCCAAGGCGCTGATCGGCGACGGCTGGCTGCGCACCGGCGATGCCGGGATCCTCGACGAGGAAGGCTATCTGTTCATCCAGGATCGCATCAAGGACATGATCATCACGGGTGCCGAGAACGTCTATCCCGCGGAGGTGGAGAGCGCGATCTACGGCCATCCCGCGGTCGCCGACGTCGCCGTGATCGGCGTGCCCGATCCCAAATGGGGCGAGGCGGTGAAGGCGATGGTCGTGCTGCACCCAGGCGCGGAAGCCGATGCCGTGGCGATCATCGGCCATGCGCGCGAGCGGATCGCCGGCTTCAAATGCCCCAAGAGCGTCGACTTCATCGACGCGCTGCCGCGCAACCCCTCGGGCAAGATCCTGCGTCGGACGCTGCGCGAGCCGTTCTGGGCCGGGCTCGATCGAAAGGTGAACTGA
- the hspQ gene encoding heat shock protein HspQ, with protein sequence MPAATSPMTVDDAPVAPPIAHARFTIGDVVRHRMLDFRGVIFDVDPVFANTDEWYQSIPEGIRPRKDQPFYHLLAENAESTYVAYVSQQNLVHDESDEPVDHPAIAGLFTGLVDGRYNLRREHRH encoded by the coding sequence ATGCCCGCTGCTACCAGCCCAATGACCGTCGACGATGCCCCCGTTGCGCCGCCGATCGCCCATGCCCGGTTCACCATCGGTGACGTGGTGCGTCACCGCATGCTCGATTTCCGCGGCGTGATCTTCGACGTCGATCCGGTGTTCGCCAATACCGACGAATGGTATCAGTCGATCCCCGAGGGAATCCGACCGCGCAAGGACCAGCCTTTCTATCACCTGCTCGCCGAGAACGCCGAATCGACCTATGTCGCCTACGTCAGCCAGCAGAACCTGGTGCACGATGAGAGCGACGAGCCGGTCGATCATCCCGCGATCGCCGGGCTGTTCACCGGGCTGGTAGACGGTCGCTACAATCTGCGCCGTGAACACCGCCACTGA
- a CDS encoding GNAT family N-acetyltransferase — translation MFARTKRLTLRPGWPEETNAIMAAIVRESAATLQAGLPCPHLSERAAAFLAVPHGATDARFLILSHECGYPRIVGGIGLIAHAPDKAELACWLMPAARGRGIASEAANAVIDMARHALPLRRLEANPHAGNVAALRLLAKLGFRNKGCSAAVPHGGGSARVTLVLDFEADSDPVRMPIAA, via the coding sequence ATGTTCGCGCGGACGAAGAGACTGACGCTGCGGCCCGGCTGGCCCGAGGAAACCAACGCCATCATGGCGGCGATCGTGCGCGAGAGCGCCGCCACGCTGCAGGCGGGCCTACCCTGCCCCCATCTGTCCGAACGTGCCGCTGCCTTTCTGGCGGTGCCGCACGGCGCCACCGACGCGCGCTTCCTGATCCTGTCGCACGAGTGCGGCTATCCGAGGATAGTGGGCGGGATCGGCCTCATCGCGCACGCGCCCGATAAGGCCGAGCTCGCTTGCTGGCTGATGCCAGCCGCGCGGGGGCGCGGCATCGCGAGCGAGGCGGCGAACGCGGTGATCGACATGGCGCGCCACGCGCTGCCGCTGCGGCGGCTTGAGGCGAACCCGCACGCCGGCAACGTTGCAGCGCTGCGCCTGCTCGCCAAACTCGGCTTCCGGAACAAGGGCTGCAGCGCCGCGGTTCCGCATGGCGGCGGATCGGCCCGCGTAACGCTGGTGCTCGATTTTGAGGCGGACAGCGATCCGGTTCGAATGCCGATTGCGGCGTAG
- a CDS encoding zinc-dependent alcohol dehydrogenase → MRALAWHGKHDVRVDTVDDPEILNPRDAIIKITSTAICGSDLHLYDGYIPTMQSGDILGHEFMGEVVETGPKSTLKKGQRVVVPFTISCGSCFHCSKHQYSACDNGLPADNQDIAQSLYGQPMAGLFGYSHMTGGYSGGQAEYVRVPFSDVGPIVIPDGIEDEKVLFLSDILPTGWMAAENADIEPGDTVAVWGCGPVGLFAIQSAFLMGAERVIAIDHFPHRLELAKRFGAETINFEESATYEALMEMTGGIGPDACIDSVGLEAHGLFVDNIVDQIKASTFLGTDRPHSIRQAIVACRKGGRVSMPAVYGGFVDKFPLGAFMEKGLTLKTGQTHVQHYMPGLLAAIMEGKIDTTFLISHTLPLENAPDGYRMFHDHQNEVTKVVLKPGLDRIQL, encoded by the coding sequence ATGCGCGCTCTGGCTTGGCACGGGAAGCACGACGTGCGCGTCGACACGGTTGACGATCCCGAGATCCTCAACCCGCGCGACGCGATCATCAAGATCACCTCGACCGCGATCTGCGGGTCGGACCTTCACCTCTACGACGGTTACATTCCGACGATGCAGTCGGGCGATATCCTCGGCCACGAATTCATGGGCGAAGTGGTCGAAACGGGGCCGAAATCGACGCTCAAGAAGGGGCAGCGCGTGGTCGTGCCCTTCACGATTTCGTGTGGGTCGTGCTTCCACTGCAGCAAACATCAATATTCGGCGTGCGACAACGGCCTGCCCGCGGACAATCAAGATATCGCGCAGTCGCTGTATGGCCAGCCGATGGCAGGCCTGTTTGGCTACAGCCACATGACGGGCGGCTATTCGGGCGGGCAGGCTGAGTATGTGCGCGTGCCGTTCAGCGACGTCGGCCCGATCGTGATCCCCGACGGCATCGAGGACGAGAAGGTGCTGTTCCTCTCCGACATCCTGCCGACCGGATGGATGGCGGCGGAGAATGCCGACATCGAGCCCGGCGATACTGTCGCGGTGTGGGGCTGCGGGCCGGTAGGGCTGTTCGCGATCCAGTCGGCGTTCCTGATGGGGGCGGAGCGGGTGATCGCGATCGACCACTTCCCGCATCGGCTCGAACTCGCCAAGCGCTTCGGCGCCGAGACCATCAACTTCGAGGAGAGCGCGACCTACGAGGCGCTGATGGAGATGACGGGCGGGATCGGCCCCGACGCGTGCATCGACTCGGTCGGCCTCGAGGCGCACGGGCTGTTCGTCGATAACATCGTCGATCAGATAAAGGCGTCGACCTTTCTCGGCACCGATCGCCCGCACTCGATCCGCCAGGCGATCGTCGCGTGTCGCAAGGGCGGCCGCGTCTCGATGCCCGCGGTGTACGGCGGGTTCGTCGACAAGTTTCCGCTCGGCGCATTCATGGAAAAGGGGCTGACGCTCAAGACCGGGCAGACGCACGTCCAGCATTACATGCCCGGTCTCCTCGCCGCGATCATGGAGGGGAAGATCGATACGACCTTCCTCATCAGCCACACTTTGCCGCTCGAGAACGCGCCCGATGGGTACCGCATGTTCCACGATCATCAGAACGAGGTGACCAAGGTCGTCCTGAAACCCGGCCTGGACCGCATCCAGCTCTGA
- a CDS encoding SRPBCC family protein: MADPAHTASADDAPLYTSKHRAAAVAAAMHGSIDAPADGNPDALVARSVTINRPPDELYAYWRDLPQLATFMENVERIEMLDDLRSRWVVKAPAGRDVEWVAQITEDRPGDVIAWASEEGAEVPNSGRVEFRDASGGRGTVVTATILYDPPAGAIGKLIAKLFQREPAIQARRDLRRFKQLMETGEIATGARNQRLVQEGKN, encoded by the coding sequence ATGGCGGATCCAGCCCATACGGCGTCAGCGGACGATGCGCCGCTCTACACGTCGAAACATCGCGCGGCCGCGGTGGCGGCAGCGATGCATGGCTCGATCGATGCCCCGGCGGACGGCAATCCGGACGCACTGGTCGCGCGCAGCGTCACGATCAATCGACCGCCCGACGAGCTTTACGCCTATTGGCGCGATTTGCCGCAGCTCGCGACGTTTATGGAGAATGTCGAGCGGATTGAAATGCTCGACGATCTGCGCTCGCGCTGGGTAGTAAAGGCGCCGGCGGGCCGCGACGTCGAGTGGGTTGCGCAGATCACTGAGGATCGGCCGGGCGATGTGATCGCTTGGGCGTCCGAGGAGGGGGCCGAGGTGCCCAATAGCGGGCGCGTCGAGTTTCGCGACGCGTCGGGCGGACGCGGCACGGTCGTCACCGCGACGATCCTCTATGATCCGCCGGCAGGCGCGATCGGCAAGCTGATCGCCAAGCTGTTCCAGCGTGAGCCCGCGATCCAGGCGCGGCGTGACCTGCGCCGCTTCAAGCAACTGATGGAAACGGGCGAGATCGCCACCGGCGCCCGCAACCAGCGCCTCGTTCAGGAAGGAAAGAACTGA